Genomic DNA from Ruminococcus sp. OA3:
AGCACAAGAGGAAATAATGAAACAGTAACGGCTTCGAAGGCAATTCTTCAAGGTCTCTCTGCAGACGGAGGTCTTTTTGTTCCGTCTCAGATTCCGTCATTGGATATCGATATGGAGACGCTGTCCCAAATGACATATCAGGAAGTAGCGTATGAAGTCATGAGCCGTTTTCTGACAGATTTTACGAAAGAAGAATTACAGGACTGCATAGAGAAGGCATACGATGAAAAATTTGATACGCAGGATATTGCCCCGATCGTGAAGGCAGACGGAACGTATTATCTGGAATTGTTCCATGGAGCTACCATTGCTTTTAAAGATATGGCACTGTCAATACTTCCGCATCTGATGACAACGGCTGCCCGTAAAAATCAGGTGAAAAATGATATCGTGATCCTGACAGCGACTTCCGGAGATACTGGAAAAGCCGCATTGGCTGGATTTGCTGATGTTCCCGGGACAAAAATCATCGTTTTTTATCCGAAAGACGGTGTCAGTCCGATCCAGGAAAAACAGATGGTGACACAGAAAGGCGGCAATACGTATGTTGTGGCGCTGGAAGGCAATTTTGACGATGCCCAGACCGGAGTGAAGCAGATGTTTAATGACGCGGCACTGGCGGATGAGCTCTTGCAGGCAGGTTATCAGTTTTCTTCTGCGAATTCTATCAATATCGGACGTCTGGTACCTCAGGTGGTATATTACGTATACGCGTATGCCAGCCTCGTGAAAAATAAGGAGGTTGAACAGCAGGAAACTGTCAATGTTGTTGTGCCTACCGGTAATTTCGGCAATATTCTGGCTGCGTATTACGCAAAACAGATGGGAGTGCCGATCGATAAGCTGATCTGTGCTTCCAATGAAAATAAAGTGCTGTATGATTTCTTTACGACGGGAACGTATGACCGCAACCGTGAATTTATCCTGACATCCTCACCGTCAATGGATATTCTGATTTCCAGCAATCTGGAACGACTGATCTATCATCTGACAGGAGACGATTCCGAACAGAACAGGGCATTTATGGATGCGCTTTCAACAGATGGAAAGTATACGATTACCGATGCGATGAAGGCTAAGCTTGCGGATTACTATGGCAATTATGCAAGCGAGGAGGAAACTGCCCAGACGATACGCCGCATCTATGAGACGGCAGGATATATCATCGATACCCATACTGCAGTGGCAGCAAGTGTTTACCAGAAATACAGACGGGATATGAGGGATGATAAGAAGGCAGTGCTTGCTTCCACAGCAAGTCCGTTTAAGTTCACAAGAAGCGTGATGAATGCGATCGATAAATCATACGATGAGATGACAGATTTTGAACTGGTTGACGAGCTCGCCAAAATTGCCAGGGTAAAGGTACCGCAGGCGATCGAAGATATACGCAGTGCACCGGTGCTGCATGATACGGTAGTTGAAAAAGATGAGATGAAGGGAATTGTGAAAAAGATTCTGGGAATCTGATCTGGAGAATGGATATGAAATGGAAAGATTTGCTCTCACCGGTCAGAGCCGGCGTTTATCAAAAGAGCGGAAACTATAAATCCTCTGACCTCAGGAGCGAATTTGAAAAGGACTATCATCGGATCATAGGGAGTGCATCCTTTCGCAGGCTTCAGGATAAGACGCAGGTGTTTCCGCTTGACAAAAGCGATTTTATTAGAACCAGACTGACACACTCCATGGAAGTCTCCTCGTTTGCAAAGTCACTGGGACAGAATATTGCACAGTATATTCTTAAAAATCAAAAAGATCCGGATTTTGATCTTCAGACGAAAAGTGATATCTGTGATATCCTTCAGTGTGCGGGACTGATACATGACATAGGAAATCCACCGTTTGGTCATTTTGGGGAGGAGGCAATCCGTGACTGGTTTATGAAAAATCTGTCCGGTGTTATCCTGTGCGGTCGTCCGGTTCCGGAATATTTATCAGCACAGATGCTCCAGGATCTGTATCATTTTGAGGGAAATGCGCAGGCTCTGCGCCTTGTGAGCAAGCTTCATTTTCTGGTAAATGAATACGGTATGAATCTGACGTATGCTCTTTTGAATACGATTATCAAATACCCGGTCAGTTCCACGCAGATGAAACCTGGCAGCGGAAACATCCGGGATAAAAAAAATGGGGTATTTTTATGCAGAACAACAGCTGTATGAGAATATTGCATCCGGTACGACCGCAGCAGGGGTCCGTCATCCCCTCACCTTTATCCTGGAAGCCGCGGACGATATCGCATACAGGACTGCAGATATTGAAGATGCATTCAAAAAGGGCTGCATTTCCTACAGAGAACTTTTTCAGGAGATCAGTGATTTTCAGGAAAAACATGCACCTGGCGGGCGTGGAATCGATGCTGTCGGAATTCTCAAGCATCAGTATGACAATGCCATCCGGCGGAATATCAAAGATCCGCAGCTCTACAGTGTTCAGAACTGGGTGGTACGCCTGCAGAGTTCTCTGATATTTGCTGCGACGGATGGATTTACCATGAATTATGATGATATCATGGCAGGGACATACCCGCATGATATCTTTTATGGGACGGATGGGGCGTGGGTCATGGAGGCACTGGGTGATATTGCACATCGTTATGCGTTCACTTCACAGCCTATTTTAAAACTGGAAGTTGCCGCAGGGACCATACTGACGTTTCTGCTGGACAAACTGGTCCCGGCTGCCGTACATTATGACTGCTCTGAGCCGATCGATATGATGGAAGGAAAGATGATATCCCTGATCTCCGACAATTATCTGCAGACGTATCACACGTACGCTAAAGGAAAGTCAGAACGGGAAAAACTGTACTTAAGACTGCTCCTCGTGACGGATTTTGTGAGCGGTATGACGGATAGTTATGCGAAAAATCTGTATCAGGAGCTGAATGGGATACAGTAGACGGGGAGGGATATGCTGTGATCAAAAAGCATTTAACCGGTTTTTATACGGCGATGTTATTGCTTTCAATGTTTATACTGGCTTACGGCAGTGCTACGCAGGGCTTTTTCCTTTCAAACTTTATTGAAAAATACAATCTGAAGGCCTCCACACAGGGTCTTCCCATGATGCTGCAGAATGCGTTTTCAGTCACCGCCATTCTCCTGATGATGTTTATGACGGGCCGGATCAAGAAGCATATTGCAACTCTGCTGGCACTGCTGTTTTCCTGTATTTCCATGCTTGGGCTTTCAATGGTGCCGCCTTTTGCAGTGATGTTTATGTTATATGGACTGTTTGGGATTTCGATGGGTGTTCAGGATACTGCCGGGAATGCCCTGATGGTTGACATTCATCCGGAGTCATCGGTCCGTTTAAATGACATGCACTTTCTGTATGGCGTCGGCAACGTCACTGCACCACTGGTATTTCAGTTTCTGGTCTCCAGGGGCGTGATCTGGAATCATGTGTTTTTATTCGTCTTTGCAGTACAGGCGATCCTGTCTTTTGTCTACCTGATGGTTGTAAAATCAGGAGCTCCCCGAGTTAAGAATTATGAAGAGACAGAAAAAACAGGGATGAATATGAAAAGGATCATAACTTTTCTGAAATCTGACGGCAACATTTTTCTGTTCCTTGCAATGTTCTCTTACTGTGCACATCAGATCGGTGTAGCCGCATGGATCCGGCGCTTCTTTGAAGTGGAGATGGGCAGTGAAGTGCTGGGCACCGCCGCATTATCTGCCTTTTGGGCAGGCATAGCCGTCAGCAGGATACTCCTTCCCAGACTGGGAATCAAACCACAGAATCAGCTTGCGTACGGAAGCGCACTGGCTGCCGGTGCAATGCTGCTTGGCATTCTTCTTGGCAATCCGGTGATTATGGTTATCTGCATGGCAGTAACAGGCTTTGCGGGAGGCAACACCATACCCAATGCTACATATCTCAGCTGTGAACGGCTAAAGGCAGATACTCTGACTGCGACGACCATATTATTCACAGGAATGTATATTGGCGGCAGCATGGTATCCCCTGTAATCGGAAGTGTCAGCGCGAGGTTTTCACTTGGAACCGGGATATTTGTCCCCGTAATTGCAGTTATGTTAAATACACTGGCTGGATTTGGTTTTCTGCTGTATCATAAAGGCAGATCGTATTAATTAGCTGACTAAAATATCCCAACAAGAAAAAACTGTGTATGGTTCTTGTAAAACTACATAGAATAATGTATAATCTAAATATAGAAAACAGTTTGTGGTTTCCTGGAATGTGCGACAACCCTATTAATTTTGAACCTACATTATCTTAAACGGGAATCCTATATCACTGATCGGATGTCAGACCTCTCGTTGTGGTAGGCAGAAGACCAGCTGCGGATACCCACCTAGCCGAGCGCTAGGACTCAAAATATAGGACCGGCATCCCGGGACCACAAAAGATAAAGAGAGAGAGTCATTTTCATGGCTCTCTTTTCATGCAAGAGGCAGGTTATCCTGTATGAAAAAGAATAAGATTGGATTTATTAAAAAATTGAAAAATTTTGCTAATCTCATATTTGGGTTTATGGACCGGGCGACGAGGGATCACATCAGCGCGTATGCTGCTCAGTGTTCCTACTTTATTTTGCTCTCCTTTATTCCTTTTATTCTTCTGCTGATGACCTCTGTACGATATACGCCCCTGACACAGAATATGATACTGGATGCTGTTATTCAGATTGTGCCGGAGGACTTCCAGAGCTTTGTAAAACAGATTATTCTGGAAGTTTACTCGAAGTCACTGGCGGTTGTACCGCTTACGGCTATCATTACATTGTGGACAGCGGGAAAAGGAATGCAGGGGCTGACGAATGGCCTGAATTCTGTTTATCAGGTCTTTGAGACGAGAAATTACGTGCTGGCACGTATCCGGTCGGCAGCATATACATTGCTCTTTATCGCAGTGATCATTCTGACCCTGATTGTGCTGGTATTTGGAAACAGCATACAGGAGGCATTGTCCGTGAGCTATCCTCTGATTGGCGAGATTGCAAAAAGCATTTTGCAGATGCGGACAGGAGTTTCACTGGCAGTGCTTTCGGTAGCTTTTCTGCTGATGTATAAGTTTTTGCCGAACAGAAAGGCCACACTGAAAAGCCAGTTGCCGGGAGCTGTCATATCCGCGGTTGCGTGGTCTGTATTTTCTTTGATATTCTCCATATATCTGGAGTATTTCAATGTATCAAATATGTATGGAAGCCTGACTACCATCATCATGATCATGCTTTGGGTTTATTTCTGTATGTTCATTGTTTTGCTGGGGGCTGAGATCAATGCATATTTTGAAGATAAATTCCGAAAACTTCAGCAGACGGCAGTGGAACATCTGTATATGGAGTTTCGTTCATTCTCTGCGTCGGATGAGGAGGATGAGAATGATAGTGATGAGGACGATGACAGCAAAAAAATCTGAAAAAAAAATAAAATATTGATTTTTCTTTCACAAAATGTAATAATGGGAAAGAAACAAAAAATCTTGACTAAACGAAAGAGAGGATGATAAAAAATGGCAAACATTGATTTAAGCCAATATGGTATTACCGGAGTGACAGAAATCGTTCACAATCCTTCTTATGAGATGTTATTTGAAGAAGAAACCAAGCCAGATCTGGAAGGATTTGAAAAAGGCCAGGAAAGTGAACTCGGTGCCGTTAATGTTATGACCGGTATTTACACGGGACGTTCACCGAAAGACAAATTCATTGTCATGGATGAGAATTCTAAGGACACTGTATGGTGGACTTCTGATGAGTATAAGAATGACAATCATCCCGCCAGCCAGGAAGCATGGGATGTGGTAATGAAAATTGCCAAGGAAGAACTTTCCAACAAAAGACTTTTTGTTGTAGACGCATTCTGCGGTGCCAATGAGGATACCCGGATGGCGATCCGTTTTATTGTTGAGGTGGCATGGCAGGCTCACTTTGTTAAGAACATGTTTATCCAGCCTACAGCAGAGGAACTGGAAAACTTTAAGCCGGATTTTGTTGTGTACAACGCTTCAAAGGCAAAAGTAGAGAATTATAAAGAGCTGGGCCTGAATTCAGAGACCGCTGTAATGTTCAACATCACCAGCCGTGAGCAGGTTATCGTGAATTCCTGGTACGGCGGTGAGATGAAAAAGGGTATGTTCTCCATGATGAACTACTACCTGCCGCTTAAAGGCATTGCTTCCATGCACTGCTCTGCAAACACTGATCTGAACGGTGAGAATACTGCAATTTTCTTCGGACTTTCCGGAACAGGAAAGACCACACTGTCAACAGATCCGAAACGTCTTCTCATCGGAGATGACGAGCATGGCTGGGATGATAAAGGGGTATTCAACTTTGAGGGTGGATGCTACGCTAAAGTAATCAACCTTGACAAAGAGTCTGAGCCGGACATTTACAATGCAATCAAACGCAATGCTCTTCTGGAGAACGTTACGCTTGATGCTGACGGTAAGATTGACTTTGATGACAAGAGCGTGACGGAGAATACGCGTGTATCTTATCCGATTGACCATATCGAAAATATTGTTCGTCCGGTTTCAACAGCTCCGGCAGCAAAGGATGTGATCTTCCTGTCTGCGGATGCATTCGGCGTTCTTCCTCCTGTATCTGTTTTAACTCCAGAACAGACACAGTATTATTTCCTGTCTGGATTCACGGCAAAACTTGCCGGTACAGAGCGTGGAATCACTGAACCGACGCCTACTTTCTCCGCTTGCTTCGGTCAGGCATTCTTGGAACTGCATCCGACAAAATACGCAGAGGAACTTGTTAAGAAAATGCAGGAGAGCGGTGCAAAGGCATACCTTGTGAACACCGGATGGAATGGTTCGGGAAAACGTATCTCCATCCGTGACACTCGTGGTATCATCGACGCAATTCTGGATGGATCCATTGCAACAGCACCGACGAAAAAACTTCCATTCTTTAATTTTGATATTCCGACAGAGCTTCCGTCCGTAGATCCTAAGATCCTTGATCCACGCGATACCTACGCAGACGCTTCTGAGTGGGAGACGAAGGCGAAAGACCTGGCACAGAGATTTATAAAGAACTTTGCAAAATATGAGGGCAATGAAGCAGGAAAAGCATTAGTTTCTGCAGGACCTCAGTTATAAAACAGACTGATAATTAAAAATGCCGTATGCAGATCAGAAAAGGATTTTGCATGCGGTGTTTTCTATTTGAAAAGCATAAAAAGATAAAAAAAAGTAAAATTCTCTTGACACATCGGGTCTTTGTGTTAAAATTAGTAATTATACAAATATCGGCGATGAAAGTGTCAGTAGATATGTATTTTCTATCAGAGAGGGGAGGTCACCGGCTGAAAGCCTCCTTGAGTTCAGATACATATTGAGATTCCCACTGGAGCTGCATTTCTGAAATCAAGTAGGAGATGCCGTACGGAGCGCGTTAAGCTGTTTGAGTGCCCGGTGAAAACCGGGAATCAGGGTGGTACCACGGATTTCAAACTTCGTCCCTTTTGCGGACGGAGTTTTTTTAATTGTTTTGGAAACTTCGTCCCCTGTACAATAAAAGCGCTCCCCGGGATCGTACGGCGTTTTTATTAAATGGAAAATTAATCTATCGATAAGGAGAATGAACCATGAGTGAAAGTATGAAAGACAGATTGCAGGCAATTCTGGATGAGGCAACACAGAACATTCAGGATTCGGATGCTCTTGACAAGTTAAATGATGTGCGTGTCAGCTTTCTTGGAAAAAAAGGAAAGTTAACTTCTGTTTTGAAGGGCATGAAGGATGTTGCGGCGGAAGATCGTCCGAAAGTGGGACAGATGGTCAACGAGACAAGGGAAAAGATCGAGCAGTATCTGGAAGAAACAAAGGTGCGCCTGGAAAGGGCGATCCGTGAACACCAGATGAAAGAGGAAGTGATCGATGTCACACTCCCGGCCAAGCGCGCCAGAGTGGGTCATCGGCATCCGAATACGATCGCACTGGAAGAAGTAGAGAGGATTTTCATCGGCATGGGGTACGAGGTTGTGGAAGGCCCAGAGGTGGAGTACGACATGTACAATTTTGAAAAACTGAATATTCCTGCCAATCATCCGGCAAAGGATGAGCAGGATACATTCTATATCAATAAAGACATTGTGCTGCGCACCCAGACATCCCCGGTACAGGCACGTGTCATGGAGGAGGGGAAGCTTCCGATCCGTATGATTGCACCTGGACGCGTATTCCGTTCCGACGAAGTGGATGCAACACATTCCCCGTCATTCCATCAGATTGAAGGTCTTGTTGTTGACAGGAATATTACATTTGCGGATCTGAAAGGAACGCTGGAGGAGTTTGCAAAGGAACTGTTCGGTGAGGAGACGAGAACCAAATTCCGTCCGCATCATTTCCCGTTTACAGAACCGAGTGCGGAGGTTGATGTAACCTGCTTCAAATGTGGCGGGAGCGGCTGCCGTTTCTGTAAAGGGTCCGGCTGGATCGAGATCCTGGGCTGTGGTATGGTTCATCCGCATGTGCTGGAGATGTGCGGCATTGATCCGGATGAATATACAGGTTTTGCTTTTGGGGTCGGACTGGAACGTATCGCATTATTAAAGTATGAGATTGATGATATGAGACTGTTGTATGAAAATGATGACCGTTTCTTAAAACAGTTCTAAGCGCAGACGCGTAGTTATGATCTAAAATTCAGGAGGAAGAAAAATTGAATACATCGTTATCATGGATCAAACAATATGTGCCGGATCTGGATGTGACGGCGCAGGAATATACAGACGCCATGACACTTTCCGGAACGAAAGTAGAAGGGTATGAGGAGCTGGATGCAGATCTGTCGGATATTGTCATCGGGCAGATCGAGAGAATCGAGAGGCATCCGGATGCGGATAAACTGATTATCTGTCAGGTAAATGTGGGAACCGAAAATGTACAGATTGTGACCGGAGCTCCGAATGTGAAAGAAGGAGACAAAGTGCCGGTTGTCCTGGACGGAGGCCGTGTGGCAGGAGGACACGATGGAAAGAAGACACCGGGCGGTATCAAGATCAAAAAAGGGAAACTAAGAGGGATCGAGTCTTACGGTATGATGTGTTCCATCGAGGAGCTCGGAAGTACAAGAGACATGTACCCGGAAGCTCCGGAGTATGGTATCTATATTTTCCCGGAGGATTCCGTGGTTGGTGAGAGTGCCATCAAAGCGCTGGGCCTCGAAGATGTTGTATTTGAGTATGAGGTGACTTCTAACCGTGTGGACTGCTACAGTGTGATCGGAATCGCACGTGAAGCTGCTGCTACCTTCAGAAAAGAATTTCATCCGCCTGCTGTAAATGAGACCGGAAATGATGAGGATGTCAATGACTATATCAAAGTGACGGTTAAAGATGAGGATCTCTGTCCGAGATACTGTGCGCGCGTGGTGAAAAATGTCAAGGTCGGACCATCACCAAAATGGATGCAGAGATGCCTGGCGACGAATGGCATCCGTCCGATCAACAACCTTGTAGATATCACAAACTACGTGATGGAGGAGTATGGACAGCCGATGCACGCGTATGATCTTGATATGATTGCGGGACATGAAATCATCGTAAGGCGTGCGGCAAAAGATGAGAACTTTGTGACTCTGGATGGCCAGGAGCGCAAAATGGATGATTCAGTTCTGATGATCTGCGATGCCGAGAAACCAGTGGGTATTGCAGGCATCATGGGCGGCGAAAATTCCATGATCACAGATTCTGTCAAAACAGTCCTGTTCGAGGCTGCCTGTTTTGACGGAACGAATATCCGACTGTCCAGCAAACGTGTCGGCCTGCGTACGGATGCTTCCGGGAAATTCGAAAAGGGTCTGGATCCCAATAATGCGAAAGCCGCAATCGACCGTGCATGCCAGCTGATGGAAGAGCTGGGTGCAGGCGAAGTCGTCGGAGGCACCGCAGACGTTTATACAAAAAAGAAAGAACCTGTGCGCGTACCGTTTGAGCCGGAGAAGATTAATGCACTGCTCGGCACTGATATTCCAAAAGAACAGATGCTGGAGTATCTGAAACGTGTAGAACTGGTGTATGATGAGAGAACAAATGAGATTGTGGCTCCCACATTCAGACACGATATTTTCCGGACAGCAGATCTGGCGGAAGAAGTTGCACGTTTTTACGGGTATGACAACATCCCCACTACACTTCCGAGCGGGGAGGCTACAACCGGTAAGATTTCATTTAAAATGCGCATTGAGGAAACCGCCAGAGACGTAGCAGAATACTGCGGATTCTCACAGGGGATGTGCTACTCATTTGAAAGTCCGAAGGTATTTGATAAGCTGCTGATTACACCGGACAGTCCGCTCAGGAGGGCAGTGACGATCATGAATCCGCTGGGCGAGGATTTCAGTATCATGCGTACAATTTCTCTGAACGGGATGCTGACTTCACTGTCCACCAATTACAACCGCAGAAATAAGAATGTGAAGCTGTACGAGCTTGGCAACATTTATATTCCAGGACAGCTGCCGCTTGAAGAGCTGCCCGAAGAGAGAATGATGCTTACTCTCGGAATGTACGGAGACGGAGACTTTTTCACGATGAAAGGCGTCATCGAAGAGTTTCTGGAGAAGGTGGGAATGCACAGGAAGCCGCAATATGACCCGCAGGCAGGGAAGACGTTCCTGCATCCGGGCAGGCAGGCAAATGTTATTTACGATGGCGTAAATATCGGATATCTTGGAGAGGTACATCCGGATGTTGCTGATAACTATGATATCGGAACACGTGTGTATGTGGCAGTTGTCGACATCTTAAAAGTACTTGAATTTGCATCATATGACAGAAAATATACAGGCATTGCAAAATACCCCGCGGTGACACGTGATATCAGTATGGTACTGCCAAAAGAAATTCTCGTCGGTCAGATTGAAGCTGTGATTGAACAGCGCAGCGGAAAAATTCTGGAAAGCTATCAGCTGTTCGATGTATATGAGGGAAGCCAGATTGAAGACGGCTTTAAATCAGTTGCATATTCGATTACGTTCCGTGCCGCTGACAGAACTCTTGAGGAAGCAGATATCACTGCTGCAATGAAAAAGATACTGAATGGTTTGGAAGATTTGGGAGCTGTCCTCAGACAGTAACAGGTGTTTTATGAGATTATATGTAATACGACATGGAGAAACGACCTGGAACACGCAGGCCAGGCTTCAGGGCATGAGTGATATTCCATTAAATGAAAACGGGATATCACTTGCCCGGGAGACGGGCGAAGCGATGCGGGATATTCCATTTACCAGGATTTACACAAGTCCGCTTAAAAGGGCTGTACAGACGGCAGAACTGGTTGCAGGAGAAAGGCAGCTTCCGATCGTAAAAGAAGATCGCCTTAAAGAGATCAGCTTTGGAGAGTGGGAAGGTCTTTCCTGCAGCAGAGACAATTATGAGATTCCATCGGATTCTTTTGAACAGTTTTTCCGGGATCCATTTCAATTCACTCCTCCAAGAGGAGGAGAAAGCGTCATGGAAGTCTGCAGGCGTACGGAGCATTTCATGGATGAACTGCTTCATGAACTGAAAAATGAGCAGGATACGGTACTGCTCTCGACACATGGATGTACGCTGCGTGCACTGATGAATTACTTTTATCAGGACTTTACGCCGTCATTCTGGCGTGGACACGTGCCTCCGAACTGCGGAGTGTCGATCGTGGAAGTGAAGAACGGGACTGCCAGTATCCTGGAAGAAGACCGGATATTTTACCTGGGGGAGAGTGACATATGAAAACATCAGACTTTTATTATGAACTGCCGGAGGAACTGATTGCTCAGGACCCGCTTCCCAACCGTTCCGATTCCAGACTGTTATGTCTTAACAAAGAGGGCGGAGAGATCAAACACCGCAGGTTTACGGATATCCTCACGTATCTGCATCCGGGCGACTGCCTTGTGATCAACGACACGAAAGTTATCCCGGCACGTCTGTTTGGCCGAAAGGAGGGAACCGACGCACATATAGAAATCCTGCTGCTAAAGCGCAGGGAGAATGATATCTGGGAAACTCTGGTAAAACCGGGCAAAAAGGCAAAACCAGGCACAAAGCTTATCTTCGGAGACGGGGTTTTGAAAGGTGAAGTCCTGGATATCGTGGAAGAGGGAAACCGTCTGATTCAGTTTACGTATGACGGGATTTTTGAAGAAATACTGGATGTACTCGGAGAGATGCCTCTTCCCCCGTATATTACGCATAAACTGCAGGATAAAAACAGATACCAGACAGTCTATGCAAAACATGACGGTTCAGCTGCAGCTCCGACT
This window encodes:
- the queA gene encoding tRNA preQ1(34) S-adenosylmethionine ribosyltransferase-isomerase QueA, which produces MKTSDFYYELPEELIAQDPLPNRSDSRLLCLNKEGGEIKHRRFTDILTYLHPGDCLVINDTKVIPARLFGRKEGTDAHIEILLLKRRENDIWETLVKPGKKAKPGTKLIFGDGVLKGEVLDIVEEGNRLIQFTYDGIFEEILDVLGEMPLPPYITHKLQDKNRYQTVYAKHDGSAAAPTAGLHFTQELLEEVKQMGVQIAHVTLHVGLGTFRPVKVDDVTDHHMHSEFYIVEEDQAELVNETRASGHRVIAVGTTSCRTLESATGDDGILNAGSGWTDIFIYPGYRFKMIDGLITNFHLPESTLMMLVSALAGRENIMRAYEEAVRERYRFFSFGDAMYIG